The Petropleomorpha daqingensis genome includes a window with the following:
- a CDS encoding PIG-L deacetylase family protein, with translation MTRGRPTPAGTATGTGTPESVWRAWLARRDWPELAPDPGWRTALVCSAHPDDDVLAVGGLMRLLAGAGLALRLLAATDGEASHPGSAVLEPPELARRRVAETAAALAALGVDPVDPVRLRLPDSALTAVEDQLTAAVTAAARGVDVVLAPWSGDAHPDHEAVGRAACAAAAAHGIPLLAFPVWTWTWSGPDDPRVPWHRARLVRLPPAVQAARRDAVACFATQVRPLGPAPEDAVVLPPEVLEHFDRDVEVVFA, from the coding sequence GTGACCCGCGGCCGCCCGACGCCCGCCGGGACGGCGACCGGCACCGGGACGCCGGAGTCCGTCTGGCGGGCGTGGCTCGCGCGGCGGGACTGGCCGGAGCTCGCGCCCGACCCGGGCTGGCGCACCGCCCTCGTCTGCTCCGCCCACCCCGACGACGACGTGCTCGCGGTCGGAGGCCTGATGCGGCTGCTGGCCGGCGCCGGGCTCGCGCTGCGGCTGCTCGCCGCGACCGACGGTGAGGCCAGCCATCCGGGGTCGGCGGTCCTCGAGCCGCCGGAGCTCGCCCGTCGCCGCGTCGCCGAGACCGCCGCCGCGCTCGCCGCGCTCGGCGTCGATCCGGTCGATCCGGTGCGCCTGCGGCTGCCCGACTCGGCGCTCACGGCGGTCGAGGACCAGCTGACCGCCGCCGTCACGGCCGCGGCGCGGGGCGTCGACGTCGTCCTCGCTCCCTGGTCCGGGGACGCCCACCCCGACCACGAGGCCGTGGGACGGGCCGCGTGCGCGGCCGCCGCTGCGCACGGGATCCCGTTGCTGGCCTTCCCGGTGTGGACCTGGACCTGGAGCGGACCGGACGACCCCCGGGTGCCCTGGCACCGCGCGCGGCTCGTGCGGCTGCCCCCGGCGGTGCAGGCGGCCCGCCGGGACGCGGTGGCGTGCTTCGCCACGCAGGTCCGGCCGCTCGGGCCCGCCCCGGAGGACGCCGTCGTCCTGCCGCCCGAGGTGCTGGAGCACTTCGACCGGGACGTCGAGGTGGTGTTCGCGTGA
- a CDS encoding SAM-dependent methyltransferase, with protein sequence MSLPGSYFDDLYAATDDPWSLRSRWYEQRKYALTTAVLPRRRYAEAVEVGCSVGELTAALAQRCDRLTAWDVSAAAVERTRRRTAELPGVRVEQRALPSDPLPPCDLVVLSEVLYYLDPDDLRAAVAAVREAIGPGGTVLAVHWRHPVTDYPQTGDAVHAVLRRELDWSRVAVHEETDFLLDCWVAAPAADPRAGSVAAAEGLW encoded by the coding sequence GTGAGTCTGCCCGGGTCCTACTTCGACGACCTCTACGCCGCGACGGACGACCCGTGGTCGCTGCGCTCCCGCTGGTACGAGCAGCGCAAGTACGCCCTGACGACGGCGGTGCTGCCGCGACGTCGCTACGCCGAGGCCGTCGAGGTGGGGTGCTCGGTGGGGGAGCTGACGGCGGCGCTGGCGCAGCGGTGCGACCGGCTCACGGCGTGGGACGTCAGCGCCGCCGCGGTCGAGCGGACCCGTCGGCGGACCGCGGAGCTGCCCGGGGTCCGCGTCGAGCAGCGCGCGCTGCCCTCGGATCCGCTCCCGCCGTGCGATCTCGTCGTCCTCTCGGAGGTGCTCTACTACCTCGATCCCGACGACCTGCGGGCCGCCGTCGCAGCCGTCCGGGAAGCGATCGGTCCCGGTGGGACGGTGCTGGCCGTGCACTGGCGGCACCCGGTGACCGACTACCCGCAGACCGGGGACGCCGTCCACGCGGTCCTCCGGCGCGAGCTGGACTGGTCGCGGGTCGCCGTCCACGAGGAGACGGACTTCCTGCTCGACTGCTGGGTGGCCGCCCCCGCCGCCGACCCGCGGGCGGGATCCGTGGCCGCTGCGGAGGGCCTGTGGTGA